The segment TCTCATCCATCAATGGCTCAGTCTTTGGCACCTTGCCTATATTCGGACCCCGTGTTATGAGAATCTCTTTATCTGACGGAGGGATAATGAGTGAATCATCAATGATAAATTTCTCAGGTATTGCTATACTTGGATAAACATCTGACGGAAGATGAGTCGGATCAATTAGTTCTCCATAGATAGCTGAGAGGGCTGCGGTTTCAGGGCTCACAAGATAGATATTTGCGGACTTTGTTCCTGATCTTCCTTCAAAATTTCTATTATTGGTCCTTAATGAAACACCCCCTGTTGGGGGAGCCTGTCCCGCGCCTATACAGAAACCGCAGGCTGTTTCCATAATCCTGGCTCCGCTCTCTATGATGTAGCTCAAGGCGCCATTTTTTGCAATCATCTGGAGGACCTGTCTCGATCCAGGGGCTACGATTAGACTCACATCAGGAGAGACCCTCTTCCCCTTTAACAATTTTGCTACTATCATAAGATCCTTATATGAAGAGTTGGTGCAGCTGCCAATGGCAACCTGATCTACCTTCATACCACTCAGATCTGCAACCCTCTTAATATTATCAGGTGAATGTGGGCATGCCACCATTGGATAAATTTCAGAAAGATCAATCTCGATGATTTTATCATATTGAACCTCCTTCCCTGGCAATATTTCCCTCCAATCGCCTTCCCTCCCCTCTGCCCTCAAAAAATCCCTAGTTACCTCATCGCTTGGGAATATTGATGTGGTGATTCCAAGCTCCGCGCCCATATTGGTAATAGTCGCTCTCTCAGGCACTGATAAGCCCTTGATCCCTGGCCCTGAATATTCAATTACATTCCCAACATTGCCCCTTGTAGTAAGAATTTCCAGCACCCTTAATATAATATCCTTCGCAGCTACCCATGGACGTAGAGTGCCCAATAATCGTATATTTATCACCCTTGGGCAGATTAAATAATAACTCGCTCCACCCATAGCTGCAGCCACCTCACAGCCTCCTGCCCCAATGGCTATCATCCCTATACCCCCAGCAGTAGGGGTATGACTATCCGAGCCTAGGAGTGTATAGCCAGGACGACCGAATCTCTCTAAATGAACCTGATGACATATCCCATTCCCGGCCTTTGAGTGATATATACCATAGTTTGCATTCATTGACTGAAGATATCTGTGATCATCTGCATTCTCATATCCCATCTGAAGGGTATTGTGATCTACATAGGATACAGACAGATCTGTCTTTACTCTAGGTATTCCCATAGCCTCAAACTGAAGATATACCATGGTGCCAGTTGCATCCTGAGTAAGAGTCTGATCGATCCTTATCCCTATCTCATTCCCTGGAGCTATTTCCCCATCCTTCAGATGTTCCCTTAATATTTGGTAAAATACTGAGTCAGTCATTAAATAATTATCCTCTCTGAATATTAGTTGGAATTCACAATTGAAAAATAAATATTACATCTCATGATCAATCACAATTTTAATAGCCTCTGAACGACTTTTATCCAGAAAAGTGTTTACTGCCTCCTTAAAGTCATCCAACCTATAGCGATGTGTAATTAAACCTTCCATATTTATCTTCTTCTCTGCAATCAACCTTGTGGCAATATCAAATGAGGTCTCACTATCATACTCATTGGCATGGCTGTTGATCCCTGACAACTGCACCTCCTGATACCAGATGGGGGTGTAGTCAATCTTTCCAGGTTTTAGATTAATCCCCAATATTATCACATGTCCGCCAGCCTTTGAAAGACGAAGGGCATTGTTTATGCTCCTGTCATTGCCTATGGTATCGTAAATGATATCATACCCACCTAATAGTATCTCATTTCCAAAAAATCCACGTATGTATTGGGCATCCGTCCTTTTTGCAACATCCCTAAATAGATCTTTACTACCCATCAATACATCATCCGCGCCGATCTTCATTGCAGCATCCACTTGAAAGGGGTATTTGGCAAGGGCATAAACCCTGGACTCCGGCTCAATGGCCTTAGCTACGGCTATAGTCATTAAACCGATAGTGCCACAACCTATCACAAGAATCCTATCCCCCTTTTTCGGCCTGTCTCTTAGAACGCCATGCACAGCGCATGCAGCGGGCTCAATAAGGACTGCTTCATCATCGCTTATCTCATCCGGCACCTTATGAGGCTGACTCCTGTGCATTATCATATATTCAGAAAAGCCACATCCCGTATCAATAACAGGGGGTTCAATCTTACCCAAGTTTTCGCATAACATATAATTGCCATCTGCACATTGCATACAAGGAGGATCAAACTCCATCTGGAAACATGAAGGCCAATCGATGCGAAGGACCACACGATCACCAATATTTATTCCCTCAACATCAGAGCCTACATCTACAACCTCACTAAGCAACTCATGACCAAGATATTTCCTTGAAATGCCGGGTATTGCCGCTGGGAAACATTTAGGATCTACCTCCATATAAATAAAGTGAATATCGCTTCCACATAATCCGCAAATCTTGTTCCTAACCTTTAACCATCGTTGATTGGGGATCTCAGGATCACTCACCGATTTATAACTAATTGGAGATAATCTTCCCAGTGCGGCATTCTTATTGAATTTAATTGCGATATTCGTCATGATTATCCTGAAAATATTGTTTTCAAAAAATAGGGCTTTCATGATCTTATCCTCCCTAATAATTCCCCACTAGTGATTGAGAAGGGAATGACACTAAACGTTTATTTCCATCTCAATAAACCTACAAGGTAATATTAAATTAAAATAAAAAAAGGGCATAAATTGATCCATGCCCTTTTTTTGTGATTATTGATATAATCCAAATTTAAATATTTGAATATTCCAATCCGTTTCCAATTTTTCAGATGGCTTATACCCTCTCAACCACAGTAGCAATGCCAACACCACCGCCACCGCACATCATCTGAAGTCCAGCCTTGCCGTTAGTGCGTCTCAGGTGATGGACCATTTCTGCGAAATAGACAACTCCCGACGCTCCGATCGGATGACCTAACGCTACTGCCCCGCCGGTAGGATTTTGGCGTGGATCAAAGCGATCATACCCCAGATCATCAGCGAATTGAAGAAGCGGCGAGACAAACGCCTCATTGGGCTCGATTACGTCAATTTTATCAATTGTTAATCCAGCGCGCTTAAGGGCCTTTCGCGAGGCCTCTATCGGCGCTAGAAGCATTGGCACTGGCTCGCCTCCTGAGTTAGCACAGGATGATATTCTGCAGATTGGCTCCAATCCTAGCTGCTCAGCCTTATCAGCGCTCATAATTATTGCAGCAGCGGCTCCATCCACTATTTGTGAGGAATTTCCTGCTGTGACCATGCCACTCTCCTTAAAGGGTGTTGGAAGCTTGCCAAGATCCTTAAGAAAGGTATCAGGATCATCCACCGCCTTCTCGCGATATGTTTCATCCTTTTCAACTCGCCTCTTCTCACCTTCCCATTCAAACTCAAAGGGAATGATGAGTTCAGCATGCCATCCCTTGCGGGCAGCCTCGGTTGCCTTCTGCATACTCCACATCCCCCACCTGTCAAGCTCCTCTCTTGTATGGCCCTGATCTTCGGAAATCATCTCAGCGCACAAACCCTGTGGAACAGCCATACCACCCTCCTCAAAGCGGGGTGTCATGCGCACAGGATAATTCGCCAGCATCGCAGCCTGAACATCGGAACCCATGGGATAATGAGACATCAATTCCACACCCCCTGCCACAACGATGTCACCCTCGCCGAGCATAACCTCATGTGATGCCATCTGTATGGCCTTGAGCCCTGCATTACAGTACTGATTGACTGTACAGGCCGCGGCTTCCTTGGGTATCCCGGACAGAAGTCCAACCACACGACCGATGTTGATAGCCTGCTCGCCAATCTGGCTTAAGCAACCCACAATTACATTCTCAATCTCTATTTCATCAAATTTACTGGATTTTGCGTGTACTCGATCAAGCAAACCACGAATAGTATTAGACAATAGATCCTGTGCTGATGCCTGACAAAGCTGACCATTCTTCTTCATCCCATCCCTTCCTGATTTTCCGATAGGGGAACGGACCACATCAATTACTACCGCTTCTCTTAGTTTTGCCATAGTTTATCTCCCTTAAATTATTACTTATTATTTATCTATCTACTCTAATCAAATAATTCAAATTGACCAATCAGATTATACTATATGGAATAAAAATCCTTTAAACGATAATTAGCAGATAATGCATTTAATCCAATCCATATAGAATAACTCATCCAAGATCTAATTATGTCCGGCAATAAAATCTTGATAAAAATTTTCTCTATAGAGTTAACCGGAAGAAGGAAATAATATTGATTAAGTAGAATAATGTATAATTACCCATGTTTAGGGCAAAATACAAATATGACATGGATATTTGGATGTCAAGTATAAAATATCATCGCCATCTACAATATATTTATTCTCATTCAAGCCCTTCAACATCTTATTAGCATATATAACATCCCCCAAAAGAGCGAATTGTAAGTTTAAAGCTTGGGGATTAACTAACATTTTATACTGAATTTAAATAACTATCAAAACAAATCAAAAAAGAAGCTTTTATTATTTTAATAAAAGCGCCAACTTACTTGACACACTGCATTCCTTCATAATAAAGGTTATTATTAATAAAACCTTAAGGTATAAAAATAGACGAGCAGGGTTTCTAAGAAATCAATTTATAACCCTTAGATCCAAGAGATGTAATAGGGCTGAGAGTTGAAGTATTATACTACTTCAACGCAATATTAAAGAAGGACCATAGCGCTTATAGGGAAGTAACGCATATATACCATGTTTTGAATAATCCTTTCATGAGGCAGGGATGAAGATATTTGCCATTAGCGATGTACATAGCTGTACAAAGGCATTTGAATCAGCTTCCGAATTGATGTATGATTCTGATATTATAATCATCTCCGGTGATTTGACCAAAAAGGGCACAAGAAAAGAGGCATTGGAGGTATTGAGTCACATTGAAAGACATAATAACAACATCATAGCTGTTCATGGAAATATTGATAGATCTGAGGTAATGGATATTCTTGAGGAGAAGGGATACAATCTGCATGAACGAGGAAGGGTAATAAAAGGGATTGGTTTCTTTGGTGTTGGAGGATCTAGCCCAACTCCGATTAACACGCCAACAGAGTATAGTGAAGAAAAAATAATGGAATTTCTAAAAAAGGGATATGATGTAGTTAAGGATACAAATACAACCATCCTTGTTACCCATGCCCCGCCAAGATGGACAAGGGACAGAACCTTTATGGGATTAAGGGGGGGAAGCAAAAGTGTAAATAAATTTATGCGTAAAAATCCCATTGATCTTTGCATTGCAGGACATATTCATGAGGCGGATGGGGTAGAGAATCTCGATTTTGGAATAGTAGCCAACCCAGGAAGCTTTAAAAGGGGCAAGTTCCTCACAATAGATATAGACGAGAGTATATCAATTCAACGAGGAAAGATAAAATATAATAACATAACAATCCATCCTCACTGCTATTGAGGCAAGTCGCACTTCTATCACTATTATTCAAATACCCCTTAAACATAATCCTAATCGAAATAATAAGCAACATCCTATTTATATTCCTGAGTCCGCTTTATAAATGAATAGCAATAATGGACTTGCCCCGATTGACTGCGAATGCAACCCAGATAATGCTGATGGAATATTATAATTCATAGAGATCACAAACCAATAATATAAACATTTAAAAAACTAATTGACACTGGGGAATACAAATTCTTAAAGTATTCCATCCATATAATGTGGATATGCATAATAGCTGTAACGAGCATGTTAATCATCCCAAGGATATATCTTTATAAGATTATCATTTAATTTGCTTTATATTAGACCAAATGATATAATTTTATCAACAATATAGACTGTTTGAGCAAATTGAAAATATTCACAATACATTAACATGATGACAAATAGGAAAACGAATGGAACTCTCTTCTTCTTATGATCCAAAGCTTGTTGAAGATAAATGGTACCAGATATGGGAAGAGGAAGGACTCTTTCATGCCTTAGAGGATGATGAGCTTGAATCCTTTTCAATAGTTATTCCCCCTCCAAATGTAACAGGAAGCCTCCACCTTGGACATGCCTTAAACAATACCCTGCAGGATATTATTATTCGATGGCAGAGGATGCAAAGGAAATCGACTCTCTGGATGCCGGGGATGGATCATGCCGGTATTGCTACCCAGAATGTGGTTGAAAGGCTGCTCCATCAAGAGCAAAAGACAAAACATAAAATCGGAAGGGATGCTTTTGTAAAGAGGGTATGGGAATGGAAGGAACACTCGGGGGGACAGATAAAGGAGCAGCTCAAAAGACTGGGTGCGTCCCTTGACTGGGAAAGGGAGAGGTTTACCTTAGATGAGGGACTCTCCAAGGCCGTAAGGAGGGTATTTGTAACCCTATACAATGAAGACCTCATATATCAGGGATATAGAATCATTAACTGGTGTCCCCGTTGTGGAACAGCCCTCTCTGATATTGAGACGGAATATCATGAGATACAGGGGAAACTCTACTATATTGCCTACCCTTTAGTTGACACCAACGAGACAATTGATATAGCCACAACAAGGCCAGAAACCATGTTGGGCGACACCGGCATAGCGGTTAATCCCGGGGACAATAGATACAAACACCTGATCGGCAAAAATGTCCTTCTTCCATTGATGAATAGGGAAATTCCAATATTTGCAGACAGCTATGTTGATAAGGAATTCGGCACTGGATTGGTTAAGGTGACCCCTGCTCATGATCCAAATGACTTCGAGATGGGACAAAGACATGGCCTTGAAGAGATCAACATTCTGGATAAGAATGGAGATATCAATGATAATGGCGGGCAATATTCGGGATTATCTCGATTTGAGGCAAGGGATAGGATTGTTGAGGATCTGAGGAAAGAGGGACAACTTGTAAAAATAGAAGATTACAATCACTCAGTTGGTCATTGCTACAGGTGCCATACAGTCATTGAGCCATACCTATCGAAACAGTGGTTTGTAAAGATAAAACCGATAGCCAAGGAGGCGATAAGGGCAGTAGAAGATGGCAGAATACGCTTTGTTCCCCAAAACTGGGAGAAGACCTACTTTGAATGGATGCATAACATCCGGGATTGGTGCATTTCCAGGCAACTCTGGTGGGGGCATCGGATACCCGCATTTTACTGCAGTTCCTGTGAAAATATTATTGTATCGATGGAGGATCCTGAAAAATGCGATAAATGCGGCTCAATGGACATTTACCAGGATGAGGATGTTCTGGATACCTGGTTTTCCTCAGCGTTATGGCCATTCTCCACCCTTGGATGGCCGGAGATTACTCCCGCACTAGAGAAGTATTATCCTACAAATGTCTTAGTGACCAGCTTTGATATCATATTTTTCTGGGTCGCGCGAATGATTATGATGGGATTAAAATTTATGGGTGATGTGCCCTTCCATGACGTATATATTCACGCCCTCATCAGGGATGAGCATGGCAACAAGATGAGCAAGTCCAAGGGCAATGTTATTGATCCCATAATAATGATGGATAAATACGGAACTGACGCCCTCAGATTCACATTGGCGGTTCTGGCGGCACAGGGAAGGGATATCATACTATCTGAAAAACGCATCGAAGGGTATAGCGCCTTCTGCAACAAGATATGGAATGCCACCAGATTCATCCTAATAAATCTGGGTGAGGGCTTCAAGCCAGAGGGAATTGATGTAGGGACTTTAAACAATTTTGACAAATGGATATTGCATCGTTTGAATATTGTTATAGATAATATAACCACAGCATTTGCAGAATATAAATTTAACGAGGCTGCCCAGACAATTTATGAGTTCTGGTGGCATGAGTTCTGTGATTGGTACATAGAGCTGACCAAATCTAGACTATACTCAGAGGATAATACACAGATTGACTCCGTCAATGCGGCCAAGCAGGTATTATATCACGTTTTAACAAATTCGATCATACTATTACACCCCTTTATGCCCTATATTACTGAAGAGATATGGAGCAAAATATCCAATTCCTCAAAAAAGAGGATTGCCATATCCGACTGGCCTGAGATCAATGAAGAATATAATTTTCATAAGGCATCGGAAGAAACCGATATCTTTAAAGAGATAGTTTACAAAATAAGGAATATTCGAGGAGAGATGAATATTCCCCCGGACAGGAGGGCAACCGTTATCTTTAAAACGAAGAGTCAGGGATTGATCTCCCTGATAAAGCGTGATCAGATAAACCTGAAGGCGCTCGCCAAGGTGGAAGAGATAATTATAAAAGAAGATTATAATCCTGAAAGGACTGACGCCATAGCTGTTTTGCATAATGCTGAACTGTTTATTCCACTAAAAGAGCTTATTGATATAGAGAGGGAGAGGGCCCGGATCGAAAAAGAGATAATTAAAATTACTTCAAATCTTGATAAAATGGGAAAGAAGTTATCAAATAATAACTTTCTACAAAAGGCTCCTGAAAATATTATTTTGAAAGAAAAAAAGAAGATGGAAGAGTCTGAGTCGCTCCTTTCCAAGCTGAAGGAGAGTTTAGCCAAAC is part of the Spirochaetota bacterium genome and harbors:
- a CDS encoding aconitate hydratase, yielding MTDSVFYQILREHLKDGEIAPGNEIGIRIDQTLTQDATGTMVYLQFEAMGIPRVKTDLSVSYVDHNTLQMGYENADDHRYLQSMNANYGIYHSKAGNGICHQVHLERFGRPGYTLLGSDSHTPTAGGIGMIAIGAGGCEVAAAMGGASYYLICPRVINIRLLGTLRPWVAAKDIILRVLEILTTRGNVGNVIEYSGPGIKGLSVPERATITNMGAELGITTSIFPSDEVTRDFLRAEGREGDWREILPGKEVQYDKIIEIDLSEIYPMVACPHSPDNIKRVADLSGMKVDQVAIGSCTNSSYKDLMIVAKLLKGKRVSPDVSLIVAPGSRQVLQMIAKNGALSYIIESGARIMETACGFCIGAGQAPPTGGVSLRTNNRNFEGRSGTKSANIYLVSPETAALSAIYGELIDPTHLPSDVYPSIAIPEKFIIDDSLIIPPSDKEILITRGPNIGKVPKTEPLMDEIRGIVGIKLGDNITTDHIMPAGQRLLLRSNIPKYSEFVFENIDPSFSKRAMENRNRRLYTAIVGGLSYGQGSSREHAAICPMYLGVRLVIAKSFERIHSTNLINFGILPLTFTNEDDYSGIAEGDEFVVKDLRKNILHEEVIAIEIGGKNLELFILATTRQRKILLAGGLLNYS
- a CDS encoding alcohol dehydrogenase catalytic domain-containing protein, translating into MKALFFENNIFRIIMTNIAIKFNKNAALGRLSPISYKSVSDPEIPNQRWLKVRNKICGLCGSDIHFIYMEVDPKCFPAAIPGISRKYLGHELLSEVVDVGSDVEGINIGDRVVLRIDWPSCFQMEFDPPCMQCADGNYMLCENLGKIEPPVIDTGCGFSEYMIMHRSQPHKVPDEISDDEAVLIEPAACAVHGVLRDRPKKGDRILVIGCGTIGLMTIAVAKAIEPESRVYALAKYPFQVDAAMKIGADDVLMGSKDLFRDVAKRTDAQYIRGFFGNEILLGGYDIIYDTIGNDRSINNALRLSKAGGHVIILGINLKPGKIDYTPIWYQEVQLSGINSHANEYDSETSFDIATRLIAEKKINMEGLITHRYRLDDFKEAVNTFLDKSRSEAIKIVIDHEM
- a CDS encoding thiolase family protein, which encodes MAKLREAVVIDVVRSPIGKSGRDGMKKNGQLCQASAQDLLSNTIRGLLDRVHAKSSKFDEIEIENVIVGCLSQIGEQAINIGRVVGLLSGIPKEAAACTVNQYCNAGLKAIQMASHEVMLGEGDIVVAGGVELMSHYPMGSDVQAAMLANYPVRMTPRFEEGGMAVPQGLCAEMISEDQGHTREELDRWGMWSMQKATEAARKGWHAELIIPFEFEWEGEKRRVEKDETYREKAVDDPDTFLKDLGKLPTPFKESGMVTAGNSSQIVDGAAAAIIMSADKAEQLGLEPICRISSCANSGGEPVPMLLAPIEASRKALKRAGLTIDKIDVIEPNEAFVSPLLQFADDLGYDRFDPRQNPTGGAVALGHPIGASGVVYFAEMVHHLRRTNGKAGLQMMCGGGGVGIATVVERV
- a CDS encoding metallophosphoesterase family protein, translating into MKIFAISDVHSCTKAFESASELMYDSDIIIISGDLTKKGTRKEALEVLSHIERHNNNIIAVHGNIDRSEVMDILEEKGYNLHERGRVIKGIGFFGVGGSSPTPINTPTEYSEEKIMEFLKKGYDVVKDTNTTILVTHAPPRWTRDRTFMGLRGGSKSVNKFMRKNPIDLCIAGHIHEADGVENLDFGIVANPGSFKRGKFLTIDIDESISIQRGKIKYNNITIHPHCY
- a CDS encoding valine--tRNA ligase → MELSSSYDPKLVEDKWYQIWEEEGLFHALEDDELESFSIVIPPPNVTGSLHLGHALNNTLQDIIIRWQRMQRKSTLWMPGMDHAGIATQNVVERLLHQEQKTKHKIGRDAFVKRVWEWKEHSGGQIKEQLKRLGASLDWERERFTLDEGLSKAVRRVFVTLYNEDLIYQGYRIINWCPRCGTALSDIETEYHEIQGKLYYIAYPLVDTNETIDIATTRPETMLGDTGIAVNPGDNRYKHLIGKNVLLPLMNREIPIFADSYVDKEFGTGLVKVTPAHDPNDFEMGQRHGLEEINILDKNGDINDNGGQYSGLSRFEARDRIVEDLRKEGQLVKIEDYNHSVGHCYRCHTVIEPYLSKQWFVKIKPIAKEAIRAVEDGRIRFVPQNWEKTYFEWMHNIRDWCISRQLWWGHRIPAFYCSSCENIIVSMEDPEKCDKCGSMDIYQDEDVLDTWFSSALWPFSTLGWPEITPALEKYYPTNVLVTSFDIIFFWVARMIMMGLKFMGDVPFHDVYIHALIRDEHGNKMSKSKGNVIDPIIMMDKYGTDALRFTLAVLAAQGRDIILSEKRIEGYSAFCNKIWNATRFILINLGEGFKPEGIDVGTLNNFDKWILHRLNIVIDNITTAFAEYKFNEAAQTIYEFWWHEFCDWYIELTKSRLYSEDNTQIDSVNAAKQVLYHVLTNSIILLHPFMPYITEEIWSKISNSSKKRIAISDWPEINEEYNFHKASEETDIFKEIVYKIRNIRGEMNIPPDRRATVIFKTKSQGLISLIKRDQINLKALAKVEEIIIKEDYNPERTDAIAVLHNAELFIPLKELIDIERERARIEKEIIKITSNLDKMGKKLSNNNFLQKAPENIILKEKKKMEESESLLSKLKESLAKLP